Proteins from one Arsenophonus apicola genomic window:
- the rseA gene encoding anti-sigma-E factor RseA: MHRERLSALMDGEIFDSELIHTILQDVSLQKRWESYHLIRDSLRGDINEVIHLDITGKVEQALASEPIQIAPDAIPESQPEPASWRLMPFWRKLRPWANQITQVGVAASVAVAVIAGVQNYNTSNIETDGKSDSPIFNTVPIMGAASPVSLNVSNDQLFAQPQTEQLEQRNRRLGLMLQQYELERRSMLNQSVTSSSPVVEKTHSGAE, translated from the coding sequence ATGCATAGAGAGAGACTTTCCGCTTTAATGGATGGAGAGATCTTTGATTCAGAATTGATCCATACCATTTTACAAGATGTTTCGTTACAGAAACGATGGGAGAGCTACCATCTTATCCGCGACAGTTTGAGAGGCGATATCAACGAAGTTATTCATCTTGATATTACCGGTAAAGTAGAGCAGGCGCTGGCAAGTGAGCCTATCCAAATTGCGCCTGATGCAATACCGGAGTCACAACCTGAGCCAGCTAGCTGGCGTTTAATGCCTTTTTGGCGTAAGCTTCGCCCTTGGGCTAATCAGATAACGCAAGTTGGTGTAGCAGCTAGTGTTGCCGTAGCTGTTATTGCTGGTGTGCAGAATTATAATACGTCTAATATAGAGACGGATGGCAAATCTGACTCACCCATATTTAATACAGTACCTATCATGGGTGCTGCGTCGCCTGTGAGTTTAAATGTTTCCAATGATCAATTGTTTGCTCAACCGCAAACCGAACAGTTAGAACAACGTAATCGCCGACTTGGTTTGATGTTACAGCAATATGAACTTGAGCGTCGTTCAATGCTGAATCAAAGCGTAACATCGTCTTCACCAGTAGTGGAAAAAACTCACTCAGGAGCAGAATAG
- the rseB gene encoding sigma-E factor regulatory protein RseB translates to MKHWLSALFFLLGGLLLPLHSYAKELSAEILLTDMGNAVKSLPYELSFIIINPQGITPIRYRHVIINNKPIAQIMQMDSSRREIIQKGNQISYFEPGFDSFTLDGSYIVDYLPSVVFANFTKLQSYYNFIQLGRTHIGDISCQVIRVIPKDNSRFGYILLIDEKTKLPMRIDLLDSKNEILEQFRVVSVVFNSQELLKSMQVIASLNMPPLLLIPKSITKQFNWQVNQLPLGFEEISRSCNEIATDESLETMIFGDGLFSFSINVTKAGERPLIEQPFRKGGLTIYTVIKGQYEITVIGQLPLLTASQIAANISFKEAN, encoded by the coding sequence ATGAAGCATTGGTTATCCGCCCTCTTTTTTTTGCTGGGCGGTTTATTGTTGCCTTTACATTCCTATGCTAAAGAATTATCGGCTGAAATTTTATTAACTGATATGGGTAATGCGGTAAAATCTTTACCTTACGAGTTATCATTTATTATTATCAACCCTCAAGGTATAACGCCGATCAGATATCGTCATGTCATTATTAACAATAAACCCATTGCTCAAATAATGCAGATGGATAGCTCTCGTCGTGAAATTATTCAAAAAGGTAATCAAATTAGCTATTTTGAGCCAGGCTTTGATTCTTTTACCCTAGATGGCTCTTATATCGTTGATTATTTACCATCAGTTGTTTTTGCTAATTTTACTAAACTGCAATCTTATTACAATTTTATTCAGTTAGGCAGAACGCATATAGGTGATATAAGCTGTCAGGTTATTCGGGTTATCCCAAAAGACAATTCACGGTTTGGCTATATCTTATTAATTGATGAAAAAACCAAGTTACCAATGCGCATTGATCTATTAGATAGTAAAAATGAAATATTGGAACAATTTAGAGTTGTTTCTGTAGTTTTTAATAGTCAAGAGTTGCTAAAATCGATGCAAGTGATTGCATCATTGAATATGCCTCCTTTGTTACTTATTCCCAAATCAATTACTAAGCAATTTAACTGGCAAGTAAACCAACTTCCGTTGGGATTTGAAGAAATATCTCGTAGCTGTAATGAGATAGCAACCGATGAATCATTAGAGACCATGATATTTGGTGATGGGTTATTTAGTTTTTCTATTAATGTCACTAAAGCAGGAGAGCGACCACTTATTGAACAGCCATTTCGTAAAGGTGGTTTAACCATTTACACGGTAATAAAGGGGCAATACGAAATTACAGTTATTGGTCAATTACCTTTGTTAACTGCTAGTCAGATTGCTGCTAATATTAGTTTTAAAGAGGCAAATTAA
- the rseC gene encoding SoxR-reducing system protein RseC, with protein sequence MVKEWATVVRWHNGRVVLRYGSNSGCGSCAARSTCGSYILNKIGPKTEYQLELEISQPLVVGQKVEVGIPEGSLLRSAMLVYLTPLLGLFIAGGVMQFFFLNQLIIFFGAVVGASVGFFLAKKIAHYWEKETLYHPTILQIGLPPNELKEQV encoded by the coding sequence ATGGTTAAAGAGTGGGCCACGGTAGTGCGTTGGCATAATGGTCGTGTTGTTTTGCGATATGGTTCTAATTCCGGTTGTGGTAGTTGCGCTGCTCGTTCAACCTGCGGATCTTATATTCTAAATAAAATAGGACCGAAAACTGAGTATCAATTAGAACTTGAGATCAGCCAGCCTCTGGTTGTTGGTCAGAAAGTGGAAGTAGGGATCCCAGAAGGCAGTTTATTACGTTCAGCCATGCTTGTTTACCTTACCCCATTACTTGGGCTTTTTATCGCCGGTGGCGTTATGCAATTTTTCTTTTTAAATCAATTAATTATCTTTTTTGGTGCCGTTGTTGGTGCAAGTGTTGGTTTTTTTCTGGCAAAAAAAATTGCGCATTATTGGGAAAAAGAAACCCTATATCACCCCACCATTTTGCAAATCGGTTTACCGCCTAATGAATTAAAAGAGCAAGTATGA
- the lepA gene encoding translation elongation factor 4 → MKHIRNFSIIAHIDHGKSTLSDRIIQICGGLSDREMAAQVLDSMDLERERGITIKAQSVTLDYKASDGETYQLNFIDTPGHVDFSYEVSRSLAACEGALLVVDAGQGVEAQTLANCYTAIEMDLEVVPVLNKIDLPAAEPDRVAEEIEDIVGIDAHDAVRCSAKTGLGVQEVIERLVKEIPPPKGDPAAPLQALIIDSWFDNYLGVVSLVRIKNGTLGKGDKIKVMSSGQLYNVDGLGIFTPKRIDRQQLNCGEVGWLVCAIKDIHGAPVGDTLTGARHPAEQALPGFKKVKPQVYAGLFPVSSDDYEAFRDALAKLSLNDASLFYEPESSTALGFGFRCGFLGLLHMEIIQERLEREYDLDLITTAPTVIYEVELTNGDVIYVDSPSKLPALNNINELREPIAECNMLMPKEYLGNVITLCVEKRGVQTNMVYHGNQVALTYEIPMAEVVLDFFDRLKSTSRGYASLDYGFVRFQAADMVRVDVLINGERVDALALITHRANAPYRGRELVDKMKDLIPRQQFDIAIQAAIGTHIIARSTVKQLRKNVLAKCYGGDVSRKKKLLQKQKEGKKRMKQVGNVELPQEAFLAILHVGKDN, encoded by the coding sequence ATCAAACATATAAGAAATTTTTCCATCATCGCTCACATTGATCATGGTAAATCAACTCTGTCGGATCGTATTATTCAGATCTGCGGTGGCCTTTCTGATCGTGAAATGGCCGCCCAGGTATTAGACTCGATGGATTTGGAGCGAGAACGAGGGATCACCATAAAAGCCCAGAGTGTTACCCTTGATTATAAAGCCAGTGACGGCGAAACTTATCAGCTTAATTTTATTGATACTCCCGGTCATGTGGACTTCTCTTATGAAGTATCCCGTTCTTTAGCTGCTTGTGAAGGCGCATTACTGGTTGTTGATGCCGGGCAAGGTGTGGAAGCGCAGACCCTTGCTAATTGTTATACCGCTATTGAAATGGATTTAGAAGTTGTTCCTGTGCTAAATAAAATCGATTTACCAGCGGCTGAGCCTGATCGGGTGGCTGAAGAAATTGAAGATATCGTTGGCATAGATGCACATGACGCGGTTCGTTGTTCGGCAAAAACTGGGTTAGGGGTACAGGAAGTAATTGAACGTTTGGTTAAAGAGATCCCACCGCCAAAAGGTGATCCGGCAGCTCCTTTGCAGGCATTGATTATCGATTCGTGGTTTGATAATTACCTAGGCGTTGTTTCGCTGGTACGAATTAAAAATGGTACTCTTGGTAAAGGCGATAAAATTAAAGTGATGAGCTCAGGTCAGCTTTATAATGTTGATGGCTTAGGTATTTTCACACCCAAACGCATTGATCGCCAACAGTTAAATTGTGGTGAAGTAGGTTGGTTGGTCTGTGCCATAAAAGATATTCACGGCGCGCCGGTTGGTGATACATTGACCGGTGCTCGTCATCCGGCTGAACAGGCGTTGCCTGGCTTTAAAAAAGTAAAACCACAGGTTTACGCCGGTTTATTCCCCGTTAGCTCTGATGATTATGAAGCATTTCGTGACGCTTTAGCTAAATTAAGTTTGAATGATGCTTCGTTATTTTATGAACCAGAGAGTTCAACTGCTTTAGGTTTTGGATTTCGCTGCGGTTTCCTTGGTCTACTTCATATGGAGATCATCCAGGAGCGTTTGGAACGTGAATATGATCTGGATCTTATTACCACTGCACCTACAGTTATTTATGAAGTTGAGTTAACGAATGGTGATGTCATTTATGTTGATAGTCCCTCTAAGTTACCGGCGCTTAATAACATAAATGAATTACGTGAACCCATTGCAGAATGTAACATGCTAATGCCGAAGGAATATCTTGGTAATGTCATTACGTTATGTGTAGAAAAACGCGGTGTGCAGACTAATATGGTCTATCATGGTAATCAGGTCGCATTAACCTATGAAATTCCTATGGCTGAGGTGGTGTTAGATTTCTTTGATCGTTTGAAATCGACTTCTCGGGGATATGCTTCATTAGATTATGGTTTTGTCCGTTTCCAAGCGGCGGATATGGTGCGTGTAGATGTGTTAATTAATGGTGAAAGAGTGGATGCTTTAGCATTGATTACGCATCGTGCAAATGCACCATACCGGGGTCGTGAGCTGGTAGATAAAATGAAAGATCTGATCCCGCGCCAGCAGTTTGATATTGCAATTCAGGCCGCTATTGGTACCCACATTATAGCGCGTTCAACGGTGAAACAATTACGTAAAAATGTATTAGCTAAATGTTATGGTGGTGATGTTAGCCGTAAGAAAAAATTACTACAGAAACAGAAAGAAGGTAAAAAACGAATGAAGCAGGTTGGTAATGTTGAACTACCGCAGGAAGCATTCCTAGCTATCCTTCACGTAGGTAAAGATAACTAA
- the lepB gene encoding signal peptidase I — protein sequence MANTFSLILTLATLITGIIWLIDRFKLAPARKKKMAQQQKVIEGSVEQTHLAESIHKPSWVDTCSSIFPILAIVLVIRSFIYEPFQIPSGSMMPTLLVGDFILVEKFAYGLKDPVTQTTLLETGKPKRGDIAVFKYPKDPSVDFVKRVIGLPGDKIVYDPEQKELRIYPNCSSSNCARALPIIYSSLKESEWALFFNMDSMVESQKGGYQIPLGEPVPTNALRQAERIEKLDDVSHEILVIPQVYTQSRYQQPGLPDNEWIVPPKHYFMMGDNRDNSADSRMWGFVPEENLVGRAVIIWFSLDKHEGEWPTGVRLSRIGAIN from the coding sequence ATGGCTAACACTTTTTCTTTGATTTTGACGCTGGCGACCTTAATTACAGGGATTATCTGGCTTATTGATCGTTTTAAATTAGCTCCTGCTCGCAAGAAAAAAATGGCACAGCAGCAAAAGGTGATTGAGGGAAGCGTAGAGCAGACGCACTTAGCTGAAAGTATACATAAACCATCATGGGTTGATACTTGTTCATCTATTTTTCCGATATTAGCGATTGTATTAGTAATACGCTCATTTATTTATGAGCCGTTTCAAATTCCATCAGGTTCAATGATGCCTACTTTATTGGTTGGTGATTTTATACTAGTAGAAAAGTTTGCTTATGGATTAAAAGATCCTGTTACACAAACAACCTTATTGGAAACAGGAAAACCTAAACGTGGTGATATTGCGGTTTTTAAATATCCTAAAGATCCTAGTGTAGATTTTGTTAAACGTGTTATTGGTCTACCTGGTGATAAAATTGTTTATGATCCTGAACAAAAAGAGTTACGCATATACCCGAATTGTTCAAGTTCAAACTGTGCGCGAGCATTACCAATTATCTATTCTTCATTAAAAGAGAGTGAATGGGCCTTATTTTTTAATATGGATTCAATGGTAGAAAGCCAGAAAGGGGGTTATCAAATTCCATTGGGTGAACCAGTTCCAACTAACGCATTACGTCAAGCGGAAAGAATTGAAAAATTAGATGATGTTAGCCATGAAATCTTAGTGATCCCACAGGTATATACCCAGTCACGTTATCAACAGCCCGGTTTACCAGACAATGAATGGATTGTTCCGCCTAAACACTATTTTATGATGGGAGATAATCGGGATAATAGTGCAGATAGCCGTATGTGGGGTTTTGTACCTGAAGAAAATTTAGTTGGGCGTGCCGTTATTATCTGGTTTAGTCTTGATAAGCACGAGGGTGAATGGCCAACTGGGGTGCGTTTAAGTCGAATTGGTGCAATTAACTAA
- the rnc gene encoding ribonuclease III, with translation MNSSLIEWSERQEIKQLQRKLGYAFKQIELLKQALTHRSASSSHNERLEFLGDSILSFVIANDLYHRFPKVDEGDMSRMRATLVRGNTLAELAREFDLGECLRLGPGELKSGGFRRESILADTIEALIGSIFLDSDIQTTERIVLAWYDTRLIEISPGDKQKDPKTRLQEYLQGRHLPLPNYLVVQVRGEAHDQEFTIHCQVSGIKEPVQGVGSSRRKAEQAAAEQALKILELE, from the coding sequence ATGAATTCTTCTTTAATTGAGTGGTCAGAGCGGCAAGAAATTAAACAGCTACAGCGTAAGCTTGGTTATGCTTTTAAACAAATTGAATTATTGAAACAAGCATTAACTCATCGTAGTGCCAGTAGTAGTCATAATGAAAGATTGGAATTTTTAGGCGATTCAATTCTTAGTTTTGTGATTGCTAATGATCTTTACCATCGTTTTCCTAAAGTTGATGAAGGTGATATGAGTCGTATGCGCGCAACATTGGTCAGAGGAAATACTCTGGCTGAGCTTGCACGAGAGTTTGATTTGGGAGAATGCTTGCGCTTAGGGCCAGGTGAATTAAAAAGCGGTGGTTTTCGTCGAGAATCAATATTGGCAGATACTATCGAAGCTTTAATTGGCAGTATTTTTTTAGATAGTGATATTCAAACCACTGAACGAATTGTTTTGGCCTGGTATGACACTCGATTAATAGAAATTAGTCCCGGCGATAAACAAAAAGATCCTAAAACACGTTTACAAGAGTATTTACAGGGACGCCATCTACCTTTACCGAATTATTTGGTCGTTCAAGTTCGCGGTGAAGCGCACGATCAGGAATTTACTATTCATTGTCAGGTTAGTGGCATAAAGGAACCTGTTCAAGGAGTGGGTTCAAGTCGTCGTAAGGCTGAACAAGCAGCCGCTGAGCAGGCATTAAAAATATTGGAGCTTGAATGA
- the era gene encoding GTPase Era, which translates to MSKPKTYCGFVAIVGRPNVGKSTLLNQLLGQKVSITSRKPQTTRHRIMGIETEGNYQTIYVDTPGLHVEEKRAINRLMNRAASSSIGDVELIIFVVEGTHWTIDDEMVVNKLRHVPCPVLLVINKIDNVVDKTRLLPHIGFLSKQMNFLDIVPISAEKGTGIDIITKIVRQHMPEAAHHFPADYITDRSQRFMAAEIIREKLMRFLGDELPYSVTVEIEQFVVNERGGYNIHGLILVERDGQKKMVIGNKGSKIKKIGIEARMDMEKLFATKVHLELWVKVKAGWADDERALRSLGYIDDLH; encoded by the coding sequence ATGAGCAAACCGAAAACCTATTGTGGATTTGTCGCTATTGTAGGGCGTCCAAATGTGGGTAAATCAACATTACTGAACCAATTACTTGGGCAAAAGGTTTCTATTACTTCACGTAAACCACAGACAACCCGTCATCGCATCATGGGAATTGAGACAGAAGGTAATTATCAAACAATTTATGTCGATACCCCCGGATTGCATGTAGAAGAAAAGCGCGCAATAAATCGTTTAATGAATCGGGCAGCAAGTAGTTCAATTGGTGATGTGGAACTGATTATTTTTGTTGTTGAAGGTACACATTGGACAATCGATGATGAGATGGTGGTAAATAAACTGCGTCATGTGCCTTGCCCGGTATTATTAGTGATCAATAAAATTGATAATGTAGTGGATAAAACCCGCTTACTGCCTCATATTGGCTTTCTTAGTAAGCAAATGAATTTTCTGGATATTGTGCCGATTAGTGCGGAAAAAGGTACTGGTATTGATATTATTACTAAAATTGTTCGACAACATATGCCAGAAGCGGCGCATCATTTTCCAGCAGACTATATTACCGATCGCTCACAACGCTTTATGGCTGCTGAAATTATTCGTGAGAAGTTAATGCGTTTTCTTGGTGATGAATTACCCTATTCGGTCACAGTTGAAATTGAACAATTTGTGGTAAATGAACGCGGTGGCTATAACATTCATGGTCTGATTCTGGTTGAAAGAGATGGCCAGAAAAAAATGGTTATTGGCAATAAAGGTAGCAAAATTAAGAAAATTGGCATTGAAGCTCGGATGGATATGGAAAAACTTTTTGCGACTAAAGTTCATCTTGAACTTTGGGTCAAAGTTAAAGCTGGATGGGCTGATGATGAACGTGCACTGCGTAGTTTAGGCTATATAGATGATCTTCATTAA
- the recO gene encoding DNA repair protein RecO: MDGWQRAFVLHTRPYSETSLLLDFFTENEGRIRLLAKGARSRRSNLKGCLQPFTPLLIRWGGKGEMKTLRGAEPISLALPFTGTVLYSGLYVNELLARVLAYNIPFQSLFFEYLTCLQILAGSESTPEHALRRFELSLLSHLGYGVDFLHCSGSGEPVIDSMTYRYRQEKGFIASLVIDHLSFTGKQLKAFAYREFPDIDTLRAAKRFTRVALKPYLGGSPLKSRELFCQLILPKTR; encoded by the coding sequence GTGGACGGTTGGCAACGTGCATTTGTACTTCATACTCGCCCTTATAGTGAAACGAGCTTATTATTAGATTTTTTCACCGAAAATGAGGGTCGAATTCGACTATTGGCCAAAGGTGCTCGTAGCCGTCGTTCTAATCTAAAAGGCTGTTTACAACCCTTTACGCCCTTGCTGATCCGTTGGGGAGGCAAGGGAGAAATGAAAACGTTACGTGGCGCAGAACCAATTTCTTTAGCGCTACCATTTACCGGTACCGTGCTGTACAGCGGTCTATATGTTAATGAATTGCTTGCGCGAGTTTTAGCCTACAACATCCCTTTTCAAAGCCTATTTTTTGAATACCTTACCTGTTTGCAGATATTGGCTGGCAGTGAATCTACGCCAGAACATGCATTGCGTCGTTTTGAATTATCATTGTTATCTCATTTAGGTTATGGTGTTGATTTTTTACACTGCTCTGGTAGCGGTGAACCGGTGATAGATAGCATGACTTACCGTTACCGGCAAGAGAAAGGTTTTATTGCCAGTTTGGTTATTGATCACTTGAGTTTTACCGGCAAGCAGCTTAAGGCATTTGCCTATCGTGAGTTTCCTGATATTGATACATTGAGAGCAGCAAAACGTTTTACACGCGTTGCGCTTAAACCTTATTTAGGGGGAAGTCCATTAAAAAGCCGCGAGCTTTTTTGCCAGCTTATATTGCCTAAAACGCGTTGA
- the pdxJ gene encoding pyridoxine 5'-phosphate synthase, which translates to MAELLLGVNIDHVATVRNARGTQYPDPIHAAFLAEQAGADGITVHLREDRRHITDRDVKLLRQMLQTRMNLEMAITDEMVNIACQIKPQFCCLVPERREEVTTEGGLDVVGQQALVATAVKRLAEAGITVSLFIAPNDKQIDAAVEIGAPFIEIHTGAYADANSELKQEEEFKRIKQAVSYATAKKLKVNAGHGLTYHNVQRIAQLPDIYELNIGHAIIGRALFSGMAMAVSDMKKILREARG; encoded by the coding sequence ATGGCAGAGTTATTATTAGGCGTTAATATTGATCATGTTGCGACAGTGCGTAATGCACGGGGAACTCAATATCCTGATCCAATACATGCGGCATTTCTTGCTGAACAGGCGGGTGCAGATGGGATCACCGTCCATTTGCGTGAAGATCGCCGCCATATTACTGATCGTGACGTTAAGTTACTTCGCCAAATGTTACAAACGCGGATGAATCTGGAGATGGCAATAACAGATGAGATGGTCAATATTGCCTGTCAGATCAAACCTCAATTTTGTTGCCTGGTACCAGAGCGACGTGAAGAAGTTACGACGGAAGGTGGGCTTGACGTTGTTGGCCAACAAGCGTTAGTCGCAACGGCTGTCAAACGATTAGCCGAAGCAGGTATCACGGTTTCTTTATTCATTGCTCCTAACGATAAACAAATTGATGCGGCAGTGGAAATTGGGGCGCCCTTTATTGAAATTCATACCGGTGCTTATGCTGACGCTAACAGCGAGTTAAAGCAGGAAGAAGAGTTTAAACGTATCAAGCAAGCGGTAAGTTATGCTACGGCGAAAAAGCTTAAGGTCAATGCGGGTCATGGGCTAACTTACCATAATGTCCAGCGTATTGCACAGTTGCCAGATATATATGAACTTAATATTGGTCATGCGATTATTGGGCGAGCCCTTTTTAGTGGTATGGCAATGGCGGTCAGTGATATGAAGAAAATTCTTCGTGAGGCGCGTGGTTAA
- the acpS gene encoding holo-ACP synthase: protein MAIIGLGTDLVEIIRIEQIIERLEERLAKRILSAQEWRQYQSHSQPVRFLAKRFAVKEAAAKALGTGIRNGLALNQFEVFNDELGKPGLNLLGQAKILADSLGVQHIHVSLSDEQNYACATVIMES, encoded by the coding sequence ATGGCGATTATTGGATTGGGTACCGATTTGGTTGAAATTATACGTATAGAGCAGATTATCGAGCGTTTAGAAGAACGCCTGGCAAAACGTATATTGTCTGCTCAAGAATGGCGACAATATCAAAGTCACTCTCAGCCAGTCCGTTTTTTGGCAAAGCGCTTTGCTGTCAAAGAAGCAGCGGCAAAAGCTTTAGGAACCGGTATTCGAAATGGTTTAGCACTTAATCAATTTGAAGTTTTTAATGATGAATTAGGTAAGCCAGGGCTGAATTTGTTAGGGCAAGCAAAAATATTGGCTGATTCATTAGGTGTGCAACACATACATGTATCATTATCTGATGAACAAAATTATGCTTGTGCCACGGTGATTATGGAAAGTTAA
- a CDS encoding YfhL family 4Fe-4S dicluster ferredoxin: MSLLITHRCINCDMCEPECPNEAISMGEEFYQINPNLCTECIGHYDKPTCQSVCPISNTIIKDPNNTETEEQLWDKFVLLHHADKI; the protein is encoded by the coding sequence ATGTCACTATTAATTACTCATCGCTGTATCAACTGTGATATGTGTGAACCAGAATGTCCTAATGAAGCGATTTCAATGGGAGAAGAATTTTACCAAATCAACCCCAATCTCTGTACTGAATGCATTGGCCACTATGATAAGCCAACTTGCCAATCCGTTTGTCCGATCAGCAATACCATTATTAAAGATCCGAATAACACTGAAACAGAAGAACAATTATGGGATAAATTTGTCTTATTACACCATGCCGATAAAATTTAA